From a region of the Clupea harengus chromosome 9, Ch_v2.0.2, whole genome shotgun sequence genome:
- the LOC116221802 gene encoding erythroferrone-like isoform X2, translating to MVPCRGPRGVLLLPLLPGLLLALLLLLLLPIPLRGATHSEDSAELDGDNYTVSTESPETISSDAAIASPLNTWLLFRNSNKGEPKRSRHTKRPSKHGLPGPPGPPGPQGPPGPPGPHYPLQEALMQEFQLKLKELVGSQCLFCDQPPRVVTAFHCRLHHSLIVPRRSLQELQPFSPPSETEQFHQRGQAFNSSSGRYTAPISGFYQLTASLQIESSDTQRKSQSRPRDSVRASICIESLCQSNVSLETVSGVGATGRVFSILLTGTLYLQGGEYVSVFVDNGTGSAVTVLQDSLFSGILLGV from the exons ATGGTGCCCTGCCGAGGGCCGCggggggtgctgctgctgcccctgctgcCGGGGCTGCTGctagcgctgctgctgctgctgctgctgccgatCCCCCTGCGCGGCGCCACACACAGCGAGGACAGCGCCGAGCTGGACGGAGACAACTACACAGTCAGCACAGAGAGCCCG GAGACAATCTCGTCTGATGCAGCGATAGCCAGTCCTCTCAACACCTGGCTGTTGTTCAGGAACTCCAATAAGGGGGAACCCAAGAGGTCCAGACATACCAAAAGACCATCTAAG CATGGTCTCCCCGGCCCTCCCGGCCCCCCGGGACCCCAGGGGCCCCCAGGTCCTCCGGGCCCCCACTATCCCCTGCAGGAGGCCCTCATGCAGGAGTTCCAGCTCAAGCTGAAGG aGCTGGTGGGGTCTCAGTGTCTGTTCTGTGACCAGCCCCCCCGTGTGGTTACAGCCTTCCACTGCCGTCTGCACCACAGCCTGATCGTGCCCCGCCGGAGCCTACAGGAGCTGCAGCCTTTCAGCCCG ccTTCAGAAACAGAGCAGTTCCACCAGAGGGGGCAGGCCTTCAACTCCAGCAGCGGCCGCTACACTGCCCCCATCTCCGGCTTCTACCAGCTCACTGCCAGCCTACAGATCG agtcCAGTGATACACAGCGGAAATCACAGTCCAGGCccagagacagtgtgagagccTCCATTTGTATTGAGTCTCTGTGTCAGAGCAACGT GTCTCTCGAGACAGTCTCTGGAGTCGGCGCAACAGGCAGAGTATTCAGCATCCTGCTCACAGGAACACTTTACCTACAG GGAGGGGAGTACGTATCCGTCTTTGTTGACAACGGGACAGGTTCTGCGGTCACAGTCCTTCAAGATAGCTTGTTCTCTGGGATCCTTCTTggagtgtga
- the LOC116221802 gene encoding erythroferrone-like isoform X1: protein MVPCRGPRGVLLLPLLPGLLLALLLLLLLPIPLRGATHSEDSAELDGDNYTVSTESPSSSQETISSDAAIASPLNTWLLFRNSNKGEPKRSRHTKRPSKHGLPGPPGPPGPQGPPGPPGPHYPLQEALMQEFQLKLKELVGSQCLFCDQPPRVVTAFHCRLHHSLIVPRRSLQELQPFSPPSETEQFHQRGQAFNSSSGRYTAPISGFYQLTASLQIESSDTQRKSQSRPRDSVRASICIESLCQSNVSLETVSGVGATGRVFSILLTGTLYLQGGEYVSVFVDNGTGSAVTVLQDSLFSGILLGV, encoded by the exons ATGGTGCCCTGCCGAGGGCCGCggggggtgctgctgctgcccctgctgcCGGGGCTGCTGctagcgctgctgctgctgctgctgctgccgatCCCCCTGCGCGGCGCCACACACAGCGAGGACAGCGCCGAGCTGGACGGAGACAACTACACAGTCAGCACAGAGAGCCCG TCCTCTTCACAGGAGACAATCTCGTCTGATGCAGCGATAGCCAGTCCTCTCAACACCTGGCTGTTGTTCAGGAACTCCAATAAGGGGGAACCCAAGAGGTCCAGACATACCAAAAGACCATCTAAG CATGGTCTCCCCGGCCCTCCCGGCCCCCCGGGACCCCAGGGGCCCCCAGGTCCTCCGGGCCCCCACTATCCCCTGCAGGAGGCCCTCATGCAGGAGTTCCAGCTCAAGCTGAAGG aGCTGGTGGGGTCTCAGTGTCTGTTCTGTGACCAGCCCCCCCGTGTGGTTACAGCCTTCCACTGCCGTCTGCACCACAGCCTGATCGTGCCCCGCCGGAGCCTACAGGAGCTGCAGCCTTTCAGCCCG ccTTCAGAAACAGAGCAGTTCCACCAGAGGGGGCAGGCCTTCAACTCCAGCAGCGGCCGCTACACTGCCCCCATCTCCGGCTTCTACCAGCTCACTGCCAGCCTACAGATCG agtcCAGTGATACACAGCGGAAATCACAGTCCAGGCccagagacagtgtgagagccTCCATTTGTATTGAGTCTCTGTGTCAGAGCAACGT GTCTCTCGAGACAGTCTCTGGAGTCGGCGCAACAGGCAGAGTATTCAGCATCCTGCTCACAGGAACACTTTACCTACAG GGAGGGGAGTACGTATCCGTCTTTGTTGACAACGGGACAGGTTCTGCGGTCACAGTCCTTCAAGATAGCTTGTTCTCTGGGATCCTTCTTggagtgtga